One window of the Granulicella arctica genome contains the following:
- the rbfA gene encoding 30S ribosome-binding factor RbfA, with protein sequence MPEPRARTHHRNRVASTFSEEIGAMLEGELSDPRIAPCYVTEVVLTPGGKAARIFVAVHGDAAEEDETLAGLMTARGYIRSMLRDRMGVRHVPELTFAIDRSEKMTERMDELLGRMRKRDKKRADAAAAPTESAAKS encoded by the coding sequence ATGCCAGAACCTCGAGCAAGAACACATCATAGAAATCGCGTTGCCAGTACCTTCTCCGAGGAAATCGGAGCCATGCTGGAGGGCGAACTCTCGGATCCCCGAATAGCTCCCTGCTACGTCACCGAGGTAGTCCTTACCCCCGGCGGCAAGGCTGCCCGCATCTTCGTGGCTGTCCATGGAGACGCCGCGGAGGAGGATGAGACACTCGCCGGCCTGATGACCGCCCGCGGCTACATTCGCTCCATGCTCCGCGACAGAATGGGTGTGCGCCACGTACCTGAACTCACCTTCGCAATTGACCGTTCCGAGAAGATGACAGAGCGCATGGATGAGCTGCTCGGCCGTATGCGGAAACGCGATAAGAAGCGCGCAGATGCCGCTGCTGCCCCGACGGAGAGCGCAGCTAAGTCATGA
- a CDS encoding DUF503 domain-containing protein, with protein MPIGKLMLEVSIPHAQSLKDRRHVVRSLKDKLRHSFNLSIAELDEGVVWNRATLGIVCISGSNAYLMGQLEEIDSAVNRILTHLGAELSDSFAEVITE; from the coding sequence ATGCCGATTGGAAAGCTGATGCTGGAGGTGAGCATTCCTCATGCGCAGTCGCTGAAGGACCGCCGCCATGTCGTTCGATCTCTCAAGGACAAACTTAGGCATAGCTTCAATCTCTCCATCGCCGAGCTTGACGAAGGTGTCGTTTGGAACCGAGCAACCCTTGGCATCGTCTGCATCTCCGGATCAAACGCCTATTTGATGGGCCAGCTCGAAGAAATCGATAGCGCTGTCAACCGAATTCTCACCCATCTCGGGGCGGAACTCTCGGACTCGTTTGCCGAAGTTATCACGGAGTAG
- a CDS encoding FG-GAP-like repeat-containing protein, with protein sequence MKKSVFTRLSYLLSSLIALSTLSAYSQTPNHLVISQMYGAGGNSGATYNADFVEIFNPTSGSLSTSGLSVQYASAGGAPSSSFALPNVTIVPGHYFLVQLSTPTGIGAALPTPDATAAPAISAAASAGKIFLANITSLLSADNTCPIILADARIIDFVGYGTTATCFEGTSFAPAPDATHSDVRGAYSGNNNTDFTLLSPPNPRNSSSGGAVGALSATGSANPAAVTAGNPVTLTVIVTPATSPASTGITVVGDLRLIGGSQTQAFTINGDGTYSATATVTTTAQGAISLPITVTDAQAHTASASISLTVNQPTATVAIDVIQGRKSKSSVVLSPYAGQQVTTNGIVTAVIPAAFFIQTPDSAKDGDPLTPEGIQVFYGTGKVPTNVVVGANVTVTGLVATFPALSTPTVAGSSTPATEISGPTTTVNGVGSPLPAPITLTPADLTPGGGLFQLTPYEGMRVAFSSLTTTSGTAGSLTEASETIASDGTFYTVIGSTPRPFREPGIDLRDPTVPGRPANVAVFDDNPERIYVDSDIAGGSAIELSTGTVLNNVTGVLDFTFTTDSFYDPSRLILDATYDRSQVTPGLTVQPVAPKAANEFTVASYNIERFFNTLASDDIYKTSTGATATPDHPDLTQAAYTRRLQKVSLAVRNVLNSPDVVTIEEVENQSVANDIANQINSDAGTPGLYTGISTDNSTYFTQDGTGISVGFLVKNTVDNLGFSQFGAGETFTPTGASSPITLNDRPWLVLNAGIKRAGATDYPVTVIVNHMKSLINVNSPTSTSTRQKKELQAEDITRYIQSLQAAGKHVISGGDFNAFEFSDGYTDTLATYTNVNVLPADQVVQPGVAGLVTPPLVDLALTLPQPERWSYQEDGSAQILDHMVVTQDLASAGAHLAYAHMNADFPESSYNNATVPDRNSDHDAAVGYFILPAPISSATLTPTSANFGTNTVGVASTGQVFTITNTGETAISFTSVTATGDYAASVNCNTTLAVGSTCSINVTLTPITTGTRTGTLIVAMSNATYTSSLSGQGVAAIKAATTTSLATSPASPVNSGTVVTLTATVTAGAPVAAGKVNFYDTMTSSSLIGSAELTSAGTATFTFTPGAGSHSFQAQFPGTTSVLPSNSQQSSFVVTPTSTYLTSSLLTFTTSGSSYSLTDTVTFAGLSVPGGQVHFNDSTASTDTVGTLASLTPTMALPTILNTGATSTSSLVSAIGDFNKDGIPDLAITNLGDNTVRVLLGNGGATPSYKAPVAYTTGRAPYGVVVGDFNNDGKADLAVSNLVSGTVSILLGIGDGTFQAQQSYNTGSTGTPGAMTFPEPYGLTIADFNKDGFQDLVTTNMTEGTISILLGNGDGSFAAPTSTPVGKDAFLSVVADFNGDGNPDLMVVNSFPNNVFYLRGDGSGSFNHSAAITYATGGTPYSAVVGDFNQDGLPDVAISNLGDPNAPPTTGSVTILLNQAGGGFATTTYATGIEPTSIAVVDFNGDGLQDLAVTNYGSNTIGVLTGKGDGTFNAQVTFPSVSAPYQLSIGDLNGDGKPDFAVTSFASVSLGIQLGTQTGVYTLSGLTEDAISHQVSATYMPSTPDAYLPTTSNAVQVPAMAVLAKKVPVTRRGAIK encoded by the coding sequence TTGAAAAAATCAGTCTTCACCCGACTCTCCTATCTGCTTTCCTCGCTCATCGCTCTTTCAACACTGTCGGCCTATAGCCAGACTCCAAATCACCTCGTCATCTCCCAGATGTACGGCGCAGGCGGCAATTCTGGCGCGACGTACAACGCCGATTTTGTCGAAATTTTTAATCCAACTAGCGGCAGTCTGAGCACCAGCGGCCTTTCGGTTCAGTACGCGTCCGCAGGCGGTGCGCCATCAAGTTCATTTGCATTGCCCAATGTAACCATCGTCCCGGGCCACTACTTTCTTGTTCAGTTGTCTACACCGACTGGCATTGGCGCTGCGTTGCCTACGCCAGATGCCACCGCAGCACCCGCGATTTCCGCAGCCGCCAGCGCCGGTAAGATCTTTCTGGCGAACATCACCAGTCTGCTGTCAGCAGACAATACATGCCCGATCATTCTGGCTGACGCAAGAATTATTGATTTTGTCGGCTACGGCACCACGGCAACCTGCTTTGAGGGCACCAGCTTCGCCCCTGCACCTGACGCCACCCACTCTGACGTGCGCGGAGCTTATTCAGGCAACAACAACACCGACTTCACGCTTCTGAGCCCCCCGAACCCGCGCAATTCAAGCAGCGGCGGTGCAGTAGGCGCCCTCAGCGCAACTGGTAGCGCAAATCCAGCAGCAGTCACCGCGGGCAATCCTGTCACGCTTACAGTGATCGTAACGCCTGCCACTTCCCCTGCGAGCACTGGTATCACCGTCGTCGGTGACCTTCGACTCATCGGTGGTTCGCAGACCCAGGCCTTCACGATCAACGGCGACGGGACCTACTCGGCCACGGCAACGGTAACAACGACTGCACAAGGAGCCATCTCGCTCCCGATTACGGTCACGGATGCCCAGGCGCATACGGCTTCCGCCAGCATCTCGCTGACGGTCAATCAGCCTACTGCTACGGTCGCAATTGACGTCATTCAAGGCCGCAAGTCCAAGTCCTCGGTAGTGCTATCGCCCTACGCGGGACAGCAGGTCACCACCAACGGTATCGTCACCGCTGTCATTCCGGCCGCCTTCTTCATACAGACTCCCGATTCCGCAAAGGACGGTGATCCTCTTACCCCAGAGGGCATCCAGGTTTTCTATGGAACTGGTAAAGTTCCCACGAATGTAGTGGTGGGTGCCAACGTGACGGTGACTGGGCTTGTTGCCACCTTTCCTGCTCTTAGTACTCCGACCGTGGCAGGCAGCAGCACGCCGGCGACGGAGATCAGCGGACCGACGACTACTGTCAACGGCGTAGGTAGTCCGCTCCCGGCACCCATCACACTCACTCCCGCAGACCTCACCCCCGGCGGGGGCCTCTTCCAACTCACGCCGTATGAAGGTATGCGGGTTGCCTTCTCGTCGTTGACAACCACCTCCGGCACTGCTGGAAGCCTCACTGAGGCCAGCGAGACAATCGCCAGCGATGGCACCTTCTATACCGTCATCGGCAGCACCCCACGACCCTTCCGCGAACCCGGTATCGATCTTCGCGACCCGACTGTCCCCGGAAGACCGGCCAACGTCGCAGTTTTTGATGACAACCCAGAGCGGATTTATGTCGACTCCGACATAGCTGGCGGAAGCGCGATCGAGCTCTCGACCGGAACCGTTCTCAACAACGTCACCGGCGTTCTCGACTTCACCTTCACCACAGACAGCTTCTACGATCCCAGCCGCCTCATTCTCGACGCGACCTATGACCGCTCGCAGGTGACGCCGGGTCTGACAGTCCAGCCTGTAGCTCCGAAGGCGGCGAATGAGTTCACCGTCGCTTCCTACAACATTGAACGCTTCTTCAACACGTTGGCCTCTGACGACATCTACAAGACGTCGACCGGCGCCACTGCTACACCGGATCATCCCGACCTGACGCAGGCCGCCTACACGCGCCGACTGCAAAAAGTTTCACTTGCCGTTCGGAACGTTCTCAACTCTCCTGACGTCGTCACCATCGAAGAGGTTGAGAACCAGAGCGTTGCGAACGACATCGCCAATCAGATCAACAGCGACGCGGGAACACCCGGACTGTATACCGGCATCAGCACGGACAACTCAACCTACTTCACGCAGGACGGCACCGGCATCTCAGTCGGCTTCCTCGTCAAGAACACAGTCGACAACCTCGGCTTCTCCCAGTTCGGTGCGGGTGAGACCTTTACACCCACAGGCGCAAGCAGCCCGATCACGCTAAACGATCGGCCATGGCTGGTCCTGAACGCCGGTATCAAGCGCGCCGGTGCCACGGACTACCCGGTCACCGTCATCGTCAACCACATGAAGTCGCTGATCAACGTAAACAGTCCCACCTCCACCTCCACTCGTCAGAAGAAAGAGCTTCAAGCCGAGGACATCACCAGGTACATCCAGAGCCTCCAGGCAGCCGGCAAGCACGTCATCTCAGGCGGCGACTTCAACGCGTTTGAGTTCTCAGACGGCTACACAGACACGCTCGCAACCTACACGAACGTGAACGTCCTTCCCGCGGATCAGGTCGTGCAGCCCGGTGTTGCTGGACTTGTAACTCCTCCGCTCGTCGATCTCGCGCTTACTCTGCCCCAGCCCGAACGCTGGTCGTATCAGGAGGACGGGAGCGCGCAGATCCTCGACCATATGGTCGTTACACAGGATCTCGCAAGCGCGGGTGCTCACCTTGCTTACGCCCACATGAACGCGGACTTCCCGGAGTCGTCGTACAACAACGCAACAGTCCCGGACCGTAATTCGGATCATGATGCTGCAGTAGGTTACTTCATCCTTCCTGCTCCGATCTCAAGCGCCACGCTCACGCCGACGTCCGCTAACTTCGGGACGAACACCGTCGGCGTCGCCTCCACCGGTCAGGTATTCACCATCACCAACACCGGCGAAACTGCCATAAGCTTTACCTCGGTCACCGCCACGGGCGATTACGCCGCCAGCGTTAACTGCAACACTACGCTCGCGGTCGGTTCCACCTGCTCGATCAACGTCACCCTCACGCCAATCACCACCGGCACGCGCACTGGAACGCTGATCGTCGCGATGAGCAACGCCACCTACACCTCATCGCTATCAGGTCAGGGAGTCGCTGCAATCAAGGCCGCCACAACGACCTCGCTTGCAACCAGCCCTGCCTCCCCTGTCAACAGCGGCACTGTCGTCACGCTCACCGCGACGGTCACCGCAGGAGCTCCCGTCGCCGCCGGCAAAGTCAACTTCTATGACACAATGACAAGCTCCTCGCTCATTGGCTCGGCGGAGCTGACCTCTGCGGGAACAGCAACCTTCACCTTCACCCCCGGCGCAGGAAGCCACAGCTTTCAGGCACAGTTCCCGGGCACGACGAGCGTTCTTCCCTCCAACTCGCAGCAAAGTTCCTTCGTCGTCACACCAACCTCCACCTATCTCACCTCAAGCCTGCTGACCTTCACCACCTCGGGCTCCTCGTACAGCCTGACGGATACCGTGACCTTCGCGGGCTTGTCCGTACCAGGAGGCCAGGTCCACTTCAACGACTCCACGGCCAGCACCGATACTGTCGGCACGTTAGCCTCGCTCACCCCAACGATGGCACTACCTACCATCTTGAACACCGGCGCAACCAGCACGAGTTCCCTGGTCTCCGCTATCGGCGACTTCAACAAGGACGGCATTCCAGACCTCGCGATCACCAACCTAGGAGACAATACGGTTCGCGTGCTCCTCGGTAACGGTGGTGCAACTCCTTCCTACAAAGCACCGGTAGCTTACACAACCGGCAGAGCACCATATGGTGTCGTTGTTGGCGACTTCAACAACGATGGCAAGGCAGATCTCGCGGTCAGTAACCTTGTCAGCGGCACAGTAAGCATTCTGCTTGGGATTGGAGACGGAACCTTCCAGGCTCAACAGAGCTACAACACCGGCAGCACCGGTACGCCCGGCGCAATGACGTTCCCTGAGCCGTACGGCCTGACCATCGCAGACTTCAATAAGGATGGCTTCCAGGACCTAGTGACCACCAATATGACGGAAGGGACCATCAGTATCCTGCTGGGTAACGGCGATGGCAGCTTTGCTGCACCCACCTCTACTCCCGTCGGAAAAGATGCATTCCTCTCGGTTGTGGCGGACTTCAACGGCGACGGTAATCCTGACCTGATGGTGGTCAACAGCTTCCCGAATAACGTCTTCTACCTGCGAGGAGATGGCAGTGGGAGCTTCAATCATTCCGCAGCGATCACGTACGCCACGGGCGGAACGCCGTATTCAGCTGTCGTCGGTGACTTCAACCAGGATGGGCTTCCCGACGTGGCTATTAGCAACCTCGGCGACCCAAATGCTCCTCCTACCACGGGAAGTGTCACCATCTTGCTCAACCAGGCCGGTGGAGGCTTCGCCACGACAACCTATGCAACAGGCATCGAACCAACCTCGATTGCGGTCGTCGATTTCAATGGCGACGGATTGCAGGATCTGGCAGTCACCAACTACGGTTCGAACACCATCGGTGTTCTTACGGGCAAGGGTGACGGTACCTTCAATGCGCAGGTAACATTTCCTTCCGTCTCAGCACCATATCAATTGTCCATCGGCGATCTGAACGGGGATGGGAAACCGGACTTTGCTGTCACGAGCTTTGCCAGCGTCAGTCTGGGCATCCAACTCGGAACGCAAACCGGTGTCTATACCCTTAGTGGCCTTACTGAGGACGCAATCTCACATCAGGTCTCAGCCACGTACATGCCTTCGACTCCCGACGCCTATCTGCCAACGACGTCGAATGCAGTCCAAGTACCTGCCATGGCCGTCTTAGCCAAGAAGGTGCCTGTGACGCGAAGAGGAGCCATTAAATAA
- a CDS encoding glycoside hydrolase family 27 protein — MSATRMSRSLRLGVGLACTLNLLAAASPSAHAQNSITGYWDLRIPVGDGTSRETFFELNANGEAITGRLLSRGPHGIPLAGTISGSAVHLVATPPVEAGRTRPPMIFDGTYQGDKLTLESKNRRSEISKGDAVRTTKEAALPPAPLPLPVLRDLPDNGLVRTPPMGWNSWNKFAGRITDADVRTMADAMVSSGMSKAGYVYINIDDTWELGRDSSGNITTNSKFPNMKALADYVHSKGLKIGIYSSPGPKTCANYEGSFGHEEQDAKTYAAWGFDYLKYDLCGARDVYTLSEATERGLYQKMGEALAKTNRPIVYSLCQYGDFDPWKWGAKVSGNSWRTTGDIEDKWASMDKIGFSQIAIASYTRPGHWNDPDMLEVGNGGMNADEYRTHMSLWSMLSAPLLAGNDLRTMTDETKSILMNGEVIAIDQDPAAKPTQSLSKDGSVETLWRGMQDGSIIVGIFNRGDQSAQSGFAWATLPGGLGGKKVQARDLWKHAAVATTGDRFDTQVPAHGVTLLRIASTRN; from the coding sequence ATGTCCGCAACTCGCATGTCTCGTTCGTTGCGCCTGGGCGTTGGGCTTGCCTGCACGCTCAACCTGTTGGCCGCAGCGTCTCCCTCTGCCCACGCGCAAAACAGCATCACTGGCTATTGGGATCTGCGAATCCCTGTCGGTGACGGCACCTCCCGAGAAACCTTCTTCGAGCTCAACGCCAATGGCGAAGCCATCACGGGCCGTCTTCTCAGCAGAGGACCACACGGTATTCCCCTTGCGGGCACGATCAGCGGCAGCGCGGTGCATCTCGTCGCAACCCCGCCCGTCGAGGCAGGCAGGACCCGTCCCCCGATGATCTTCGACGGCACGTATCAGGGAGATAAGCTAACGCTCGAATCCAAAAACCGCCGCAGCGAGATCAGCAAGGGCGATGCAGTGCGTACGACCAAAGAGGCTGCCCTGCCACCAGCTCCCCTCCCCCTGCCCGTGCTCCGCGATCTGCCAGACAACGGCCTCGTCCGCACGCCGCCGATGGGTTGGAACAGCTGGAACAAATTCGCCGGAAGAATTACCGATGCCGACGTACGCACCATGGCAGACGCTATGGTCTCGAGCGGTATGAGTAAGGCTGGTTATGTCTACATCAATATCGACGACACCTGGGAGCTGGGTCGTGATAGCTCCGGCAACATCACGACGAACAGCAAGTTTCCGAACATGAAGGCCCTTGCGGACTACGTGCATTCGAAGGGCTTGAAGATCGGCATTTACTCTTCGCCCGGACCAAAGACCTGCGCCAACTATGAGGGCAGCTTCGGCCACGAAGAACAGGACGCAAAGACCTACGCTGCATGGGGGTTCGATTATCTGAAGTACGACCTCTGCGGCGCTCGTGATGTCTACACCCTCTCCGAAGCAACGGAGCGTGGGCTGTACCAGAAGATGGGTGAGGCACTTGCAAAGACCAACCGGCCTATCGTCTACAGCCTGTGTCAGTACGGCGACTTTGACCCCTGGAAGTGGGGTGCAAAGGTCAGCGGCAATTCGTGGCGGACTACTGGCGACATCGAGGATAAGTGGGCGTCAATGGACAAGATCGGATTCAGCCAGATCGCCATCGCCTCGTACACGCGGCCCGGTCACTGGAACGATCCGGATATGCTCGAAGTCGGCAACGGCGGCATGAACGCCGACGAGTACCGCACGCACATGAGTCTCTGGTCGATGCTTTCGGCTCCGCTGCTGGCTGGCAACGACCTTCGCACCATGACGGATGAGACCAAGTCCATCCTGATGAACGGCGAGGTCATCGCTATCGATCAAGACCCTGCTGCGAAGCCGACACAGTCGCTCTCCAAGGATGGCTCGGTCGAGACGTTATGGAGAGGGATGCAGGACGGTTCGATCATCGTCGGCATCTTCAATCGCGGCGACCAGTCTGCTCAGTCGGGATTTGCCTGGGCTACTCTCCCCGGCGGTCTCGGTGGCAAGAAGGTTCAGGCGCGCGATCTCTGGAAGCACGCCGCCGTAGCCACGACCGGTGATCGATTCGACACGCAGGTTCCGGCACATGGCGTCACCCTGCTTCGAATTGCATCCACCAGGAACTGA
- a CDS encoding nucleotidyltransferase family protein, with protein sequence MSVGAIILAAGASTRLGEPKQLISFSGELLLERTVRIAAEAGCEPVIVVLGASAETILTASNLGNAEIVINADWEDGMAESIVCGVAAIDGRVDAAVVLACDQPALTVSHLLALMQTNEVAASAYAGRRGVPAYFPAATFEDLMELQGDTGARDLLKTARTVDLPGGELDVDTPETLARARELYEVA encoded by the coding sequence GTGAGCGTTGGCGCGATCATCCTTGCTGCAGGCGCGTCGACCCGGTTGGGAGAGCCGAAGCAGCTCATCTCGTTCAGCGGTGAACTGTTGCTGGAACGAACGGTGCGCATCGCTGCCGAAGCCGGATGCGAACCGGTGATCGTCGTACTTGGAGCATCGGCTGAAACGATCCTTACAGCCTCCAATCTTGGCAACGCAGAGATCGTCATCAATGCCGATTGGGAAGATGGGATGGCTGAGTCGATCGTGTGCGGCGTCGCTGCGATAGACGGCCGTGTCGATGCTGCTGTCGTGCTAGCTTGCGATCAGCCTGCTCTTACGGTGTCGCATCTACTGGCACTCATGCAGACGAACGAAGTCGCCGCCTCAGCCTATGCGGGACGCCGCGGTGTTCCAGCGTACTTCCCTGCGGCAACCTTCGAGGATTTGATGGAGTTGCAGGGCGACACTGGTGCTCGCGATTTATTGAAGACCGCGAGAACAGTCGACCTGCCCGGCGGTGAACTCGATGTAGATACCCCTGAGACTTTGGCGCGCGCGAGAGAGCTTTACGAAGTCGCGTAG
- a CDS encoding XdhC family protein — MSFAEYARIGGKEGRSMERRQIVDLWRQGTASVLVTLVGSEGSTYRRPGARLMISSSGEYAGTISGGCLEAEVIRKAAWMVRQGAIVERYSTLFDDTAEIPFGLGCGGTVDLLIEPTGTPEFEALVSAIGDSLRGHESRVVTFLPGNGRGLRRAIYDTDGNVIFASDRVDRVKLDCARELQPGQVYEGRFVEELLAPQRLFVMGAGDDAKPLVSMAALLGWHVTVADGRVQFARAERFPAAESVMNAELAVREMRKDDAVVLMTHSYEQDRELLERILPLGPRYLGLLGARHRSALLVSETAARIGWSVAACCDRIYAPVGLDLGGDGPEAIALAVIAEVQACCMGKLGVSRKLRSEDVDEQIAKGGANHYLQAQCALDAAS; from the coding sequence ATGAGCTTCGCTGAGTATGCGAGGATCGGAGGTAAAGAGGGAAGATCCATGGAGCGGAGACAGATCGTAGACTTATGGCGGCAAGGCACCGCTTCGGTACTGGTCACCTTGGTAGGCTCCGAAGGCTCGACCTATCGTCGGCCAGGCGCGCGACTCATGATCAGCAGTTCAGGCGAGTACGCCGGAACCATAAGCGGCGGATGCCTTGAGGCCGAGGTGATCCGCAAAGCCGCGTGGATGGTGCGCCAGGGCGCAATCGTCGAGCGCTATTCGACTCTTTTCGACGACACCGCCGAGATCCCCTTCGGCCTGGGTTGCGGCGGCACGGTAGACCTCCTGATCGAGCCCACGGGAACGCCTGAGTTCGAGGCCCTGGTCTCTGCAATCGGAGACTCCCTGCGTGGCCATGAAAGCCGCGTTGTCACCTTTCTGCCTGGCAACGGCAGGGGGTTGCGCCGAGCGATCTATGACACCGATGGCAACGTCATCTTCGCCAGCGACAGAGTGGATCGAGTCAAGCTAGACTGCGCACGCGAACTTCAGCCGGGGCAAGTCTATGAGGGTCGTTTCGTCGAGGAGCTACTCGCGCCGCAGCGCCTCTTCGTTATGGGAGCGGGCGATGACGCAAAGCCGCTCGTGAGTATGGCAGCACTCCTTGGTTGGCATGTAACGGTCGCCGATGGCCGGGTTCAGTTCGCGCGCGCCGAGCGTTTCCCTGCGGCAGAGAGCGTGATGAATGCGGAGTTGGCCGTTCGAGAGATGAGGAAGGATGATGCGGTCGTCCTCATGACGCACAGTTATGAGCAGGATCGCGAGTTGCTTGAGCGTATCCTCCCGCTTGGGCCACGCTACTTAGGATTGCTTGGCGCACGCCATCGCAGTGCCTTGTTGGTAAGCGAGACAGCAGCTCGCATTGGCTGGAGTGTAGCGGCGTGCTGTGACCGAATCTACGCGCCCGTTGGTCTCGACCTCGGCGGTGACGGCCCTGAAGCAATTGCCCTCGCAGTAATCGCCGAGGTGCAGGCTTGCTGCATGGGTAAGCTCGGCGTCTCGCGCAAGCTCCGTTCGGAGGATGTCGACGAGCAGATTGCCAAAGGCGGTGCGAACCACTACCTCCAGGCACAATGCGCTCTGGATGCAGCCTCGTGA
- a CDS encoding FAD binding domain-containing protein, with amino-acid sequence MRANVSEYDLIAPATLDAALAALSDGRYTPIAGGTELMVALAAGRLPHKPLLSINHLKELRFLDITSDSITIGSGTTFTDLRRNSVIASDFTLLSQAASWTGSIANQNRGTLGGNVINASPAADSLPALLVYDAVLTLISASGTRTIPYRDFHLGYKKTAIRPDELLHSITMRRDFSGYVPYSRKVGTRNAQAISKVAIAALSRVSNGLIEDIRIGAASMRDAPIRLTATEAALRGKSISDSTIAEARAALLSETRPIDDIRSTGKYRSAVAANLLEEFLRLL; translated from the coding sequence ATGCGCGCGAATGTAAGTGAGTACGACCTGATCGCTCCGGCGACGCTCGACGCCGCACTTGCCGCACTCAGTGACGGCCGTTACACGCCGATCGCCGGAGGCACCGAACTGATGGTCGCTCTCGCAGCAGGACGTCTTCCCCACAAGCCTCTCCTGTCAATCAATCACCTGAAGGAACTCCGCTTCCTTGATATCACCAGCGATTCCATCACCATCGGCTCAGGCACGACGTTCACCGATTTGCGCCGCAATTCCGTCATCGCCAGCGACTTCACCCTTCTTAGCCAGGCTGCAAGTTGGACAGGCAGCATCGCCAATCAGAATCGCGGCACGCTCGGCGGTAACGTCATCAACGCGTCGCCTGCCGCCGACTCGCTGCCAGCCTTGCTCGTCTACGACGCTGTTCTCACGTTGATCTCGGCAAGCGGAACACGGACGATTCCCTATCGCGACTTCCATTTGGGCTACAAGAAGACGGCGATTCGCCCGGACGAACTACTGCATAGCATCACCATGAGACGTGACTTCAGCGGGTATGTTCCCTATTCGCGCAAGGTTGGAACGCGCAATGCACAAGCTATCTCAAAGGTCGCCATCGCCGCGCTGTCTCGAGTAAGCAATGGTCTGATCGAAGATATCCGCATCGGCGCAGCCAGCATGCGCGACGCACCGATTCGCCTCACCGCGACGGAAGCCGCCCTTCGCGGCAAAAGCATATCCGACAGTACAATCGCCGAAGCACGGGCAGCCTTGCTGAGCGAGACACGCCCAATCGATGACATCCGAAGCACGGGCAAATATCGCAGCGCCGTCGCCGCGAATCTCCTCGAAGAGTTCCTGCGCCTGCTATAG
- a CDS encoding (2Fe-2S)-binding protein: MSQNTEIAFTLNGNTHALAAPPMKRLLDLLREDLRLTGAKEGCGEGECGSCSVLMNGDLVNSCLVPALQANGATIITIEGLAIGETLHPIQQCFLEEGGAQCGICTPGMILATHHLLAKHPTPTLPQIQEGLAGNLCRCTGYSRIFAAVQSCASKNAAHGGLPCTSTSSETSLSPSVFSPS; encoded by the coding sequence ATGAGCCAGAACACAGAGATCGCTTTTACGCTAAATGGCAACACTCACGCGCTCGCAGCACCTCCCATGAAACGCCTGCTCGATCTACTGCGCGAAGATCTTCGACTCACCGGCGCAAAAGAAGGCTGTGGCGAAGGCGAATGTGGCTCCTGCTCTGTCCTGATGAACGGCGACCTTGTGAACTCCTGCCTCGTTCCTGCTCTTCAGGCGAACGGCGCAACCATCATCACCATCGAGGGACTTGCCATAGGCGAAACGCTCCACCCGATCCAGCAATGCTTCCTCGAAGAGGGCGGTGCTCAATGCGGCATCTGCACTCCTGGCATGATTCTCGCAACGCATCATCTGCTTGCAAAACATCCGACGCCAACTTTGCCCCAGATCCAGGAAGGTCTCGCCGGAAATCTCTGCCGCTGCACTGGTTACAGCCGTATCTTCGCCGCTGTACAATCCTGCGCAAGTAAGAATGCTGCTCATGGAGGTCTTCCATGCACATCAACATCCTCAGAGACATCCCTCTCGCCCTCGGTATTCTCGCCATCCTGA